Proteins found in one Arachis stenosperma cultivar V10309 chromosome 8, arast.V10309.gnm1.PFL2, whole genome shotgun sequence genomic segment:
- the LOC130943776 gene encoding uncharacterized protein LOC130943776 translates to MGALATLPPWTSEDDPLLKNAVEAGASLESLAKGAVQFSRRYSFREIRDRWYSILYDPIISAEASAGMTDFEISTSPLPSKFIKFGNSRECKIDSAKRKAESVRTSYYAMRKRIRNDAFNSIDLGFLVDPENDNYGVNGSESLPKNCLAEGETSNHFGFHGSHTDPAQYSFPENMMNGGAITNGVTVHAYYTGAKDPVQDNIPAEQQDVLREEPQFLRGDVSNGAAEEMGVPEELAIDSFIDDDNLETPFDQINSDPGSLCSEFDGNDVFDSSEMECGTSFNSLHLSPLPEMPVWKTHASIQEPEMPCGDFKDSIACGEAYLADLSNSLLNFTNEEELYLMDVDGKDGIDKSYYDGLSSLLLSSPNDVSQDQMPEKAEAESSVASQAKVSNLSVSCHAKVDDNNRLQSSDAQTVQKSDIQVSSSVSVKDPRFPELINGVVFCALNTEEPEVPCNVDVFLLPLDVPPSTSPYSSEWVYTESNKPISSCVQDYGFSNHKALERSRMTKVEQKKPAEFRGSSQVMGSPPFPGVKCEFSNAHASHIASRSAVTVSGGLGGNKASTTNAIMHANPKDTPINVGSTHCLNSRVTNCYSEKPTLGSNDFRNHPYSDGSGMKQAENLPLPIQDRHLQHAEVGSSDVPKSHLVAISPTLDEEEQYMESDDDVPCYSDIEAMILDMDLDPDDQDLFYNEEVSTYQHEETKRTIIRLEQGAHSYMQRAIALHEAIAILYGRHSKHYIKKAEVLLGRATQGVPVDIDLGKGGYANKISRRQAIIKLDNDGSFYIKNFGKTSILVNNKEVHTGQSQRLHSNCLIELRGMPFIFETNPSRVKQYPDQHITDNS, encoded by the exons ATGGGTGCTCTTGCCACTCTGCCTCCTTGGACTTCCGAGGACGACCCTCTCCTCAAGAACGCCGTTgag GCCGGTGCTTCTTTAGAGTCACTAGCAAAAGGTGCGGTGCAGTTTTCTCGAAGATATAGTTTTAGAGAAATACGCGATAGATGGTACTCTATCCTCTATGATCCTATTATTTCTGCGGAAGCATCTGCAGGCATGACAGACTTTGAGATTTCTACTTCACCTCTCCCATCGAAGTTCATCAAGTTTGGAAATTCAAGAGAATGCAAAATTGATTCTGCAAAAAGAAAAGCTGAAAGTGTACGGACTTCCTATTATGCTATGCGGAAAAGAATTCGCAATGACGCATTTAATTCCATAGATTTAGGTTTCCTTGTTGATCCTGAAAATGACAATTATGGTGTAAATGGAAGTGAGAGTTTGCCTAAAAACTGTTTGGCCGAAGGTGAAACGTCCAATCATTTTGGTTTCCATGGTTCACATACTGATCCTGCTCAGTATTCTTTTCCTGAAAATATGATGAATGGTGGTGCTATAACGAATGGAGTTACTGTCCATGCATATTACACCGGAGCTAAGGATCCAGTTCAAGACAATATCCCTGCTGAGCAACAAGATGTACTTAGAGAAGAACCTCAATTTCTTCGAGGTGATGTTTCCAATGGAGCTGCAGAGGAGATGGGTGTTCCAGAAGAACTAGCCATTGATAGCTTCATTGATGACGATAATTTAGAGACCCCATTTGATCAGATCAACAGTGACCCTGGAAGCCTGTGTTCTGAGTTTGATGGAAATGATGTATTTGATTCATCTGAAATGGAATGTGGTACATCATTTAATAGCTTACATTTGTCTCCACTCCCGGAAATGCCAGTGTGGAAAACACATGCGAGCATTCAAGAACCTGAAATGCCATGTGGTGATTTTAAGGATTCTATTGCTTGTGGGGAGGCTTACCTGGCAGATCTGTCCAATTCTCTCTTAAACTTCACAAATGAGGAAGAACTCTATCTGATGGATGTTGATGGAAAAGACGGGATTGATAAGTCTTATTATGATGGTCTGAGTTCACTTCTACTAAGTTCTCCTAATGATGTTAGCCAAGATCAGATGCCTGAAAAGGCTGAGGCAGAGTCTTCAGTGGCCTCACAAGCAAAAGTTTCAAATCTGTCAGTTTCATGTCATGCAAAAGTAGATGATAACAATAGACTACAGTCTAGCGATGCCCAAACAGTTCAAAAATCAGATATCCAAGTATCATCTTCTGTCTCTGTTAAAGATCCTCGTTTTCCTGAACTAATCAATGGAGTTGTATTCTGTGCTCTAAACACTGAAGAACCAGAAGTTCCATGCAATGTTGATGTTTTCTTACTACCCTTGGATGTGCCTCCTTCAACATCTCCGTATTCATCTGAATGGGTGTATACAGAATCCAATAAGCCAATTTCATCATGTGTTCAGGATTATGGATTTAGTAACCATAAGGCTCTTGAAAGAAGTAGAATGACAAAGGTAGAACAGAAAAAACCCGCAGAATTTCGTGGATCTTCTCAGGTGATGGGATCTCCTCCCTTTCCAGGGGTAAAGTGTGAATTTTCGAATGCTCATGCATCACACATAGCGTCCAGGAGTGCTGTGACTGTTTCTGGTGGGTTAGGTGGAAATAAAGCTAGCACAACCAATGCTATCATGCATGCAAACCCAAAGGACACACCTATCAATGTAGGCTCGACACATTGTCTAAATAGTCGTGTGACAAACTGTTATAGTGAGAAACCAACCCTTGGGTCTAATGACTTCAGAAATCATCCTTATTCTGATGGATCTGGCATGAAACAGGCAGAAAACTTACCCTTGCCAATTCAAGATCGTCATTTGCAACATGCTGAAGTGGGGTCTTCAGATGTTCCCAAGTCTCATCTGGtggcaatttctccaactttaGATGAAGAAGAGCAATATATGGAGAGTGATGATGATGTTCCTTGTTATTCTGATATAGAGGCAATG ATACTTGATATGGATCTGGATCCAGATGATCAGGATTTGTTTTATAACGAGGAAG TATCAACATATCAACATGAGGAAACTAAACGGACTATCATAAGGTTGGAACAGGGTGCTCATTCCTATATGCAGAGAGCCATTGCTTTACATGAAGCAATTGCCATTTTATATGGTCGCCATTCAAAGCATTATATTAAGAAAGCCGAG GTTTTACTTGGACGGGCAACACAAGGTGTTCCAGTAGATATTGACTTAGGCAAAGGAGGTTATGCAAATAAAATATCTCGACGCCAG GCAATTATAAAGCTGGACAATGATGGATCTTTCTACATTAAAAACTTTGGCAAGACTTCAATATTGGTGAATAACAAAGAAGTGCACACTGGTCAGTCTCAAAGACTACACTCCAATTGTTTGATCGAG TTGAGGGGGATGCCATTCATATTTGAGACAAATCCTAGTCGTGTGAAGCAGTATCCGGATCAGCATATTACAGACAATTCATAA